A genomic segment from Sciurus carolinensis chromosome 1, mSciCar1.2, whole genome shotgun sequence encodes:
- the Tspyl5 gene encoding testis-specific Y-encoded-like protein 5: MSGRSRGRKSSRAKSRGKGRAKARVRAVPDDAPRDPDPPQCQRLGEDTKAAQVQAGAGWGGLETAAPASPASPPQPGEEAACRLPLDCGLALRARAGDRGLAATRPCPGKAASLSERLATDTVFVGTVGTVGRPKNAPRTGNRRGPAGKKAPETCSAMGRGPQAIAGGKPKKGAAGECTPVSVVEEKKVVEKDAGSGPPATEGSMDTLENVQLKLETMNAQADRAYLRLSRKFGQLRLHHLERRNLLIQNIPGFWGQAFQNHPQLSSFLNNQDKEVLSYLNSLEVEELGLARLGYKIKFYFGRNPYFQNKVLIKEYGCGPSGQVVSRSTPIQWLPGHDLQSLSQGNPENNRSFFGWFSNHSSIESDKIVEIINEELWPNPLQYYLMSEGARGEKGKEGRPGPAKQPVETPEPGVNQSN, encoded by the coding sequence ATGAGCGGCCGAAGTAGAGGTCGAAAGTCCTCCCGTGCCAAAAGCCGGGGCAAAGGCCGCGCCAAAGCCCGAGTCCGCGCCGTTCCCGACGACGCCCCGCGCGACCCGGACCCTCCACAGTGCCAGAGGCTCGGGGAGGACACCAAGGCGGCACAGGTGCAGGCTGGCGCGGGTTGGGGTGGTCTGGAAACCGCTGCGCCCGCGTCGCCCGCGTCGCCCCCGCAGCCCGGGGAGGAGGCTGCCTGCCGGCTCCCGCTGGACTGTGGCCTCGCGCTCCGCGCCCGAGCTGGGGACCGCGGGCTGGCTGCCACCAGGCCCTGCCCGGGGAAGGCCGCATCTCTCTCAGAGCGCCTGGCAACAGACACTGTCTTCGTGGGAACTGTGGGAACCGTGGGAAGGCCGAAAAATGCCCCCCGCACTGGGAATCGGCGTGGCCCTGCTGGGAAGAAGGCCCCAGAAACCTGTAGCGCCATGGGGAGGGGACCTCAGGCCATAGCTGGTGGGAAGCCAAAGAAAGGGGCGGCTGGGGAATGTACCCCCGTCTCAGTAGTGGAGGAAAAGAAGGTGGTGGAGAAGGATGCAGGGTCAGGCCCCCCGGCGACAGAAGGCAGCATGGATACTCTGGAGAACGTCCAGCTGAAGCTGGAGACCATGAATGCCCAGGCGGACAGGGCCTACCTTAGGCTCTCTCGCAAGTTTGGGCAGCTGCGACTGCACCACCTGGAACGAAGGAACCTTCTCATCCAGAATATCCCGGGCTTTTGGGGGCAAGCTTTTCAGAACCACCCCCAGCTATCATCCTTTTTGAACAACCAAGATAAAGAGGTACTAAGCTACTTGAACAGCTTGGAGGTGGAAGAGCTTGGCCTGGCCAGATTGGGCTACAAAATCAAGTTCTACTTCGGCCGCAACccctattttcaaaataaggtGCTCATCAAAGAATATGGGTGTGGTCCTTCAGGTCAGGTGGTATCTCGGTCTACTCCAATCCAGTGGCTCCCAGGTCACGACCTCCAGTCCCTTAGCCAGGGAAACCCAGAAAACAACCGTAGCTTCTTTGGTTGGTTTTCAAATCACAGCTCTATTGAGTCTGACAAGATTGTTGAGATAATCAACGAGGAACTGTGGCCCAATCCCCTGCAGTACTACCTTATGAGTGAAGGGGCCcgtggagagaaaggaaaggagggcagGCCAGGTCCAGCAAAGCAGCCAGTGGAGACCCCTGAGCCTGGGGTAAACCAGTCCAACTGA